A single genomic interval of Musa acuminata AAA Group cultivar baxijiao chromosome BXJ3-4, Cavendish_Baxijiao_AAA, whole genome shotgun sequence harbors:
- the LOC135635360 gene encoding protein G1-like4 gives MNLIPNADSPHPNTSGATSMAATSTGVAASSSSSSSSSSIAPSLSRYESQKRRDWNTFGQYLRNHRPPLSLSQCSSSHVLEFLRYLDQFGKTKIHTHLCPFFGNSNPPAPCPCPLRQAWGSLDALIGRLRAAYEENGGKPESNPFGARAIRLYLREVREVQSKARGISYEKKKRKKQQLLQQQQQQQQQQQQQQHDQHHPPPPPAAA, from the coding sequence ATGAACTTGATACCCAACGCCGATAGCCCCCACCCCAACACCAGCGGTGCCACCTCAATGGCTGCCACCAGTACCGGTGtagctgcctcctcctcctcctcctcctcctcctcctccatcgctCCTTCCTTAAGCCGCTACGAGTCACAAAAGCGACGCGACTGGAACACGTTCGGGCAGTACCTCAGGAACCACCGCCCGCCGCTCTCGCTCTCTCAGTGCAGCAGCTCCCATGTGCTGGAGTTCCTTCGCTACCTGGACCAGTTCGGCAAGACCAAAATCCACACCCACTTGTGCCCCTTCTTTGGCAACTCCAACCCCCCCGCGCCGTGTCCCTGCCCTCTCCGTCAAGCCTGGGGCAGCCTCGACGCCCTCATCGGCCGCCTTCGTGCCGCCTACGAGGAGAACGGAGGCAAGCCTGAGTCCAACCCGTTCGGTGCCCGCGCCATCCGTCTCTACCTCCGCGAGGTCCGCGAGGTCCAATCAAAGGCACGCGGCATCAGCTACGAGAAGAAGAAGCGCAAGAAACAACAACTactccaacaacaacaacaacaacagcagcaacaacaacaacaacaacacgaTCAGCATCACCCCCCACCACCCCCGGCCGCAGCCTGA